The Fusarium poae strain DAOMC 252244 chromosome 2, whole genome shotgun sequence nucleotide sequence TGAAGTATGCATAGATACATCGAAGCACGGCCTGGTGAGTGACAATCAGAATGTCCTCACTGCGTTCAAGCTCCATGATAATGGGCTCGAGACGGATGACAACGTCACGATACGACTCTCCGCCACGGTAGCGGTAGTTGTACTTGTCTTCGTCACGTGCGGCAAAGTCCTCAGGGTATCGGTCCTTGATTTCCTGGTAGGTCAAGCCATCACACACACCCGAGTCGAGCTCATCGAGTGCCTTCCACTGGAGTTGGTTGTAGTGGTCAGGAAGGAAGCGAGAAGTGGCAATAGTTCGTCGCAAAGTTGACGTCCATACTGTCAGTGGGCGATCATCCTATTTGATGTTAGGCAAGCACAAAAATCTGGAGATTGGTTGAACACTTACACCGACTGATTTTCGGACAAGCTCGGGCAGCTTTCTGGCGTATTGTTCGCCACGGGGGGAAAGAAGGGTATCGCCACCAATTCTGCCATCGATATTGTACAATGATTCGCCGTGCTGTGAGTTTTGTTAGAATATTTTCGAACAGAAGACTTATTTACTCACCCTTGACAGCCAGACAGAGCGAGGGCGGATGTGAAGGTTCATGAGGTAGTAGACAATTCGACTTTGAAGGTAATCCCTGATCCGGCTGATGATGACTTGCTTGCCAACATCCATTATTTTGAGGTAAGTCAAATGCGACTCCTTACCCTCGGCGTCAATGGTACAGTATACCTTTTCATAATTGCGAATACGGTTGCGGAAATCAAGGGCGGCAGTCTCAGGGTCCTGGCCTCGGTAATCTGGGCTGGTTGTCTTAACATCGCGAATGTTGGCCATGATaagctcctcatcgtcgCACTTGCTCTCAACAAAGAGAACTTCAACGCCGTTCTCATTGCAAACCTCCAATACCCACTTACGACGCTCCAAAGTCGAGTTTGTGGCGTCAAGTATACCGACAATGCCGCCGGAGCGGAACCAGGCTAGCATGTCTGCAACAGCAGCTTCGGCAGCGGCGCGGCGGGTGCGCTCTCCTTCAGGGTTATTGATATCGAAAAAGTCGGCCGTGGGCTGGGGAGCGTCATTGCGGCGGTAGTTACCGACGTTGAATGTTTGAGCTGGGATAGAGAGCCATTGAAGATATCGCTGGGCTAAAGAATTGACCAGTTAGCGACCGCAAGAGGGATCGCCCGCGGATAGCGACAAGACTCACCTCGTTGGGCGATATAACTCTTGCCTCTGGCTGGGAGACCGACCATGACAACACAGATCCTGGTGTCTTCGGCCTGGACGCCGACGCCGTTGGTTCGAGAAGGCATTTTGATTAGCTGTGGTGTAAGTTGGGCGGTGTGAATTGAGTATGGCTGCTACTGAGCAGACAAATCAAGGACCGGAAATGACAAGAGCTTGGGAATGATCAGATATGATGAAGCTCCAATACTGCAGACACATGAAATGGGGAACAAAGTAGAGTAACAATGACCCAATCGACGGTTGCTGATGAAAGGTCAGGCAAGGCAGGTGGTGATCGCGTGGACCGAGGTAGTGTGCGAATAGGAAAGTACGGCCTCGATGACTTGCTCCCGTTGGTGATTGGATCCAAATGCAGTTCAGCTGAGATCAAACAAGGAAGGCACAGCAAAGAGAATAGAACAAACGTTCCTTCTCAAGTTTAGGTCGATGACACAGCGAATTGACCCCAGATAAAGTGGGAGTCGTTGGCAGGTAGGTAGATACCGTAAACGTGGTTCCGCTTGTAGTGGAGAATTCGTTTGTCGATACAACGATTTACCTCCGTTTTGTGTTTGTTGCGACCACGACTTTGATTATGGTCAACAGAGATCAAGACACAAAAACTTAGGTACCTTGGATGCGATCTGCAGCAAGAAGTGACCCGGAGGAATGGAAGCTGAGCTTCAGGGAGAAACAGATTCGATATGAGATGAGGGGATGGGGGGATGAATGAGGGGTTGTAATTTATGGACGAAGGGAACAGAAGCTACTTTAGCTTAGCTAGGTGGTTATAATATGCACAATATCGAACTGTGCGAGGGGAGACTGGGAAGTTTTAGAGAATAAGACGAGGTCAAGTGACGGAAACCCAAGGTGAGGTAAGGTAAAAGGGTAAGGATAGTAGGTACAGTAGCGCAAAGACAAGGTATAGATAGGTATCCCCGATCAGTAGCTCGGAATTTGACTATTTTAATAGACAGTTGATTGATGGCTTGACTTGATATTGAGTAATGCTAATATTAGACCGACACCTGACTTGATTGACTGATTGTAAAAGATACTGACACAAGTATTTCAGTATTGTTTAGTCAAGGTAACCAAGTTTGCTCCATCGTAAAACACGAAAAGAGTTAAAAAAAATTGATTGAACATGCGGCTTCCATCGTCTTTTCC carries:
- a CDS encoding hypothetical protein (BUSCO:21994at5125); translated protein: MPSRTNGVGVQAEDTRICVVMVGLPARGKSYIAQRAQRYLQWLSIPAQTFNVGNYRRNDAPQPTADFFDINNPEGERTRRAAAEAAVADMLAWFRSGGIVGILDATNSTLERRKWVLEVCNENGVEVLFVESKCDDEELIMANIRDVKTTSPDYRGQDPETAALDFRNRIRNYEKVYCTIDAEGKESHLTYLKIMDVGKQVIISRIRDYLQSRIVYYLMNLHIRPRSVWLSRHGESLYNIDGRIGGDTLLSPRGEQYARKLPELVRKSVGDDRPLTVWTSTLRRTIATSRFLPDHYNQLQWKALDELDSGVCDGLTYQEIKDRYPEDFAARDEDKYNYRYRGGESYRDVVIRLEPIIMELERSEDILIVTHQAVLRCIYAYFMKKDQSKSPWMNVPLHTLIKLTPGAYGTEEVRYEANIPAVSTWRGKGSTAKHENPAPGVM